From a region of the Odontesthes bonariensis isolate fOdoBon6 chromosome 4, fOdoBon6.hap1, whole genome shotgun sequence genome:
- the LOC142379339 gene encoding uncharacterized protein LOC142379339 → MTVEYRASTLTNMDLEESKIGYKQFFPDGSQLRHSAYVLRNSPFKIATICLGLLCVLLLAGVIGQSVHYQNVEHDRQTNLKTLSTDKEKLQQQLKTVENEKKTIEVNRNQLQERSDYLVRRNSQIQTNSDLLTQEINKIKLSQSQSQTSSAALSKELEQLKVTKAQLQKDKDSLTTAQNSLKTQYDATVKRRQELQASCDSVTKDRDNLQNKYNNVTRSREQLQMSYNALVMKVEHLQDRYNFSASEKDKLASSHQNLTIEIDTLQATCNILKKAQNELQASYAAIIKEKNELESNFKNVTGERDLWKTKTDNLTAERDQLLERVNRLNATIQEKKCPVGWKKFENSCYFTSLMKKTWNLSREFCQGKGADLAVINSEEEMTFINSLYSSDKEVWIGLTDGGIEGRWRWVDGTPLTLTFWAKGQPNSHHGRDQDCVEFWHRSKGSGDWNDESCTIVQNWICEI, encoded by the exons ATGACTGTCGAGTACCGTGCCTCCACACTGACAAACATGGACCTTGAAGAAAGTAAGATTGGCTACAAGCAGTTTTTTCCAGATGGCAGCCAACTACGCCATTCAG CATATGTGTTGAGAAACAGCCCGTTCAAGATTGCTACAATTTGCCTCGGGCTGCTGTGTGTTCTTCTGTTGGCTGGGGTCATAGGCCAGAGTGTCCACT ACCAAAACGTAGAGCATGATCGTCAGACAAACCTAAAAACCCTGAGTACGGACAAAGAGAAGCTTCAACAACAGCTGAAAACAgtggaaaatgagaaaaaaactaTCGAAGTCAACCGCAATCAATTGCAGGAACGCTCAGATTACTTAGTGAGGAGGAATAGCCAAATACAGACCAACAGCGATTTACTGACccaagaaataaacaaaattaaacttAGCCAAAGCCAGTCACAGACCAGTAGCGCAGCTTTAAGCAAAGAGTTAGAACAACTTAAAGTCACGAAAGCCCAGCTGCAAAAAGATAAAGATAGCTTGACTACAGCTCAAAACAGCTTAAAGACACAATATGATGCAACTGTGAAACGCAGACAAGAGTTACAGGCCAGTTGTGACTCTGTGACCAAAGACAGGGACAATCTACAGAACAAGTACAACAATGTTACCAGATCAAGAGAGCAGCTGCAGATGAGTTACAATGCTTTGGTTATGAAAGTAGAGCATTTACAGGACAGGTACAACTTCTCAGCCAGTGAGAAAGACAAGTTAGCAAGCAGCCACCAAAACCTGACCATTGAGATTGACACTCTGCAGGCCACTTGTAACATActtaaaaaagcacaaaatgagTTGCAGGCTTCATACGCGGCAATCATTAAGGAAAAAAACGAGTTGGAAAGCAATTTCAAGAATGTAACAGGTGAGAGAGATCTGTGGAAAACAAAAACCGACAACCTGACTGCTGAgagagaccagctgctggagaGAGTTAACAGACTGAATGCAACGATTCAAG AAAAGAAGTGTCCTGTTGGCTGGAAGAAGTTTGAAAACAGCTGCTATTTTACCTCTTTGATGAAGAAAACCTGGAACCTGAGCAGAGAATTCTGTCAAGGCAAAGGAGCAGACCTTGCTGTCATAAACAGTGAGGAGGAAATG ACCTTCATCAACAGCTTGTACAGCAGTGACAAAGAAGTCTGGATTGGGCTGACTGATGGAGGAATAGAAGGGCGATGGAGATGGGTGGATGGGACACCACTGACCTTAAC ATTCTGGGCTAAAGGTCAGCCCAACAGCCATCATGGGAGGGACCAGGACTGTGTGGAGTTCTGGCACCGTTCCAAAGGGAGCGGCGACTGGAATGATGAGAGCTGTACCATCGTGCAAAACTGGATCTGTGAGATATAG